A genome region from Micromonospora peucetia includes the following:
- a CDS encoding M23 family metallopeptidase → MLGPVTTGRPTSPRTHRRVRSRRTRIVLVSGAVAVVLVVAVAVAVVVVPLVRPAGPRPLFQLPVACGETWQLGTYPGHDDYDVDLFPIEGKAWGRPVLASYAGKVTVAGINGSLGGRTPDNPNGPRGRGGGYWVKIDHGGKWETQYLHLLEPPLVQVGQRVTQGEQIGRVGSTGNSGAPHLHYEQRRGWEKVEAYFDGAPSGITHDDTEYTVRRKSNNCVPG, encoded by the coding sequence ATGCTCGGGCCGGTGACGACCGGCCGCCCCACCAGTCCCCGCACCCACCGTCGCGTCCGCAGCCGCCGTACCCGCATCGTGCTCGTTTCCGGTGCCGTCGCGGTGGTCCTCGTCGTTGCGGTCGCCGTCGCGGTGGTCGTCGTGCCGCTGGTGCGGCCGGCGGGTCCGCGTCCGCTCTTCCAGCTTCCCGTCGCCTGCGGCGAGACGTGGCAGCTGGGCACCTACCCCGGTCACGACGACTACGACGTGGACCTGTTTCCCATCGAGGGGAAGGCATGGGGGCGCCCGGTGCTCGCCTCCTACGCCGGGAAGGTCACCGTGGCGGGGATCAACGGGTCGCTGGGTGGCCGTACGCCCGACAACCCGAACGGGCCGCGCGGCCGGGGCGGCGGCTACTGGGTGAAGATCGACCACGGCGGCAAATGGGAGACGCAGTATCTCCACCTGCTCGAACCGCCGCTTGTCCAGGTCGGTCAGCGGGTCACCCAGGGTGAGCAGATCGGGCGGGTCGGCAGCACCGGCAACTCCGGGGCGCCCCACCTGCACTACGAGCAGCGCCGGGGCTGGGAGAAGGTCGAGGCGTACTTCGACGGCGCGCCGTCGGGCATCACCCACGACGACACCGAGTACACGGTCAGGCGGAAGAGCAACAACTGCGTCCCCGGATGA
- a CDS encoding SMI1/KNR4 family protein: protein MSLGPARVGTVTEAWMRMEDWLRRYAPRSAAVLAPPADPGELAAAQVTLGLIFPDELVESLRRHDGLTAWANVFPEAPLLSVAQIVEHRQMCMDVAENVDGFTPTEPGAEPWWHERWLPVAEDNGNSQVIDLRPGPGHGRLGRAVHDNGGDFSDAWPSLAAYLTATADALTAGGAVGHWHPYLNADDELWWSLADETNLHGEALRPAPPLPAATASGLGTG, encoded by the coding sequence ATGAGCCTCGGACCTGCGCGGGTGGGCACGGTCACCGAGGCGTGGATGCGGATGGAGGACTGGCTGCGCCGGTACGCGCCGAGGAGCGCCGCCGTCCTGGCGCCGCCCGCCGACCCGGGCGAGCTCGCCGCCGCGCAGGTCACCCTCGGCCTGATCTTCCCGGACGAGCTTGTCGAGTCGCTGCGGCGGCACGACGGCCTCACCGCGTGGGCGAACGTCTTCCCGGAGGCGCCGCTGCTCTCGGTTGCCCAGATCGTGGAGCACCGGCAGATGTGCATGGACGTGGCTGAGAACGTCGACGGTTTCACCCCGACGGAGCCCGGGGCCGAGCCGTGGTGGCACGAACGGTGGCTGCCGGTCGCCGAGGACAACGGCAACTCTCAGGTCATCGACCTGCGGCCGGGGCCCGGCCACGGCCGCCTGGGCCGGGCGGTCCACGACAACGGCGGGGACTTCTCCGACGCGTGGCCGTCGCTGGCCGCCTACCTCACGGCGACCGCCGACGCCCTGACTGCGGGCGGGGCGGTCGGCCACTGGCATCCCTACCTGAACGCCGACGACGAGCTGTGGTGGAGCCTGGCCGACGAGACCAACCTCCATGGCGAAGCGCTGCGCCCCGCCCCGCCGCTCCCAGCCGCGACAGCCTCCGGGTTGGGCACGGGCTGA
- a CDS encoding ribonucleoside-diphosphate reductase subunit alpha gives MHVRKRDGGTEPVDVNRIVRAVERWADDLADVDPLRVATRTISGLYDGATTAELDRLSIQTAAEMIGEEPQYSRLAARLLAGYVDKEVRRQDIGSFSEAIRRGHAEGLIGDDTAAFVAAHAAALDDAVDPRGDLRFEYFGLRTVYDRYLLRHPTSRLVLETPQYWLLRVSCGLSQTPDEAIGFYRLMSSLAYLPSSPTLFNSGTRHTQMSSCYLVDSPRDELDSIYQRYAQVANLSKFAGGIGIAFSRVRSRGALIRGTNGQSNGIVPWLRTLDASVAAVNQGGRRKGAACVYLEPWHPDVEEFLQLRDNTGEDARRTHNLNLANWIPDEFMRRVESDGVWSLFDPDVVPELPDLWGDEFDAAYRAAEEQGRYVRQVRARELYGRMMRTLAQTGNGWMTFKDAANRLCNQTAEPGNVVHLSNLCTEIIEVSSDAETAVCNLGSVNLAAHLTAGGIDWERLRATVRTAVTFLDRVIDINYYPTSQAAASNPRWRPVGLGLMGLQDVFFALRLPFDSPAARELSTRISEELYLTALETSADLAQRLGAHPAYGQTRAARGQLQPDLWGVAGTQAERWTALRGRVAAYGLRNSLLVAIAPTATIASIAGCYECVEPQVSNLFKRETLSGEFLQVNTALVRELKARGLWTERVRSAIKRAEGSVQDVAELPADVRELFRTAWELPQRALIDLAAARAPFIDQSQSLNLFLAAPTIGKLSSMYLYAWKAGLKTTYYLRSRPATRIQQATVAPAGPGRAAGLVAVPAPVDEALACSLENPESCEACQ, from the coding sequence ATGCACGTCCGCAAGCGCGACGGCGGCACCGAACCGGTCGACGTCAACAGGATCGTCCGGGCCGTCGAGCGGTGGGCCGACGACCTCGCCGACGTCGACCCGCTGCGGGTGGCGACCCGGACGATCAGCGGCCTGTACGACGGAGCGACGACGGCCGAGTTGGACCGGCTGTCCATCCAGACCGCCGCCGAGATGATCGGTGAGGAGCCGCAGTACTCGCGGCTGGCCGCCCGCCTGCTGGCCGGGTACGTCGACAAGGAGGTCCGCAGGCAGGACATCGGCTCGTTCAGCGAGGCGATCCGTCGGGGCCACGCCGAGGGCCTGATCGGCGACGACACCGCCGCGTTCGTCGCCGCCCACGCCGCCGCCCTCGACGACGCCGTCGATCCGCGTGGCGACCTGCGGTTCGAGTACTTCGGGCTACGCACGGTCTACGACCGGTACCTGCTGCGCCACCCGACGAGCCGGCTGGTGCTGGAGACCCCGCAGTACTGGCTGCTGCGGGTGTCCTGCGGCCTGTCCCAGACACCGGACGAGGCGATCGGGTTCTACCGGTTGATGTCGAGCCTGGCGTACCTGCCGAGTTCGCCGACGTTGTTCAACTCCGGCACCCGGCACACCCAGATGTCCTCCTGCTATCTGGTCGACTCCCCGCGCGACGAACTCGACTCGATCTACCAGCGGTACGCGCAGGTGGCGAACCTGTCGAAGTTCGCCGGGGGGATCGGCATCGCGTTCTCCCGGGTCCGTTCCCGGGGCGCGCTGATCAGGGGCACCAACGGGCAGTCCAACGGGATCGTGCCGTGGCTGCGGACGCTGGACGCCTCGGTGGCGGCGGTCAACCAGGGCGGCCGGCGCAAGGGTGCGGCCTGCGTCTACCTGGAGCCGTGGCACCCGGACGTCGAGGAGTTCCTGCAGTTGCGGGACAACACCGGCGAGGACGCCCGGCGGACCCACAACCTGAACCTGGCCAACTGGATTCCGGACGAGTTCATGCGGCGGGTGGAGTCCGACGGGGTGTGGTCGCTGTTCGACCCGGACGTGGTGCCGGAGCTGCCGGACCTGTGGGGGGATGAGTTCGACGCGGCGTACCGGGCGGCCGAGGAACAGGGCCGGTACGTGCGGCAGGTCCGGGCCCGGGAGCTGTACGGGCGGATGATGCGGACCCTGGCCCAGACCGGCAACGGCTGGATGACGTTCAAGGACGCCGCGAACCGGCTGTGCAACCAGACCGCCGAGCCGGGCAACGTGGTGCACCTGTCCAACCTGTGCACCGAGATCATCGAGGTTTCCAGCGACGCCGAGACCGCCGTGTGCAACCTCGGCTCGGTCAACCTCGCCGCCCACCTGACCGCTGGCGGCATCGACTGGGAGCGGCTGCGTGCCACCGTCCGCACCGCCGTCACGTTCCTCGACCGGGTCATCGACATCAACTACTACCCGACGTCGCAGGCGGCGGCGAGCAATCCCCGCTGGCGGCCGGTCGGGCTCGGGCTGATGGGCCTACAGGACGTGTTCTTCGCGCTGCGGCTGCCGTTCGACTCCCCGGCCGCCCGGGAGCTGTCCACCCGGATCAGCGAGGAGCTGTACCTGACCGCCCTGGAGACCTCCGCCGACCTGGCGCAACGGCTCGGTGCCCATCCGGCGTACGGGCAGACCCGGGCGGCGCGCGGGCAGTTGCAGCCCGACCTCTGGGGCGTGGCGGGAACCCAGGCGGAGAGATGGACCGCGCTGCGGGGGCGGGTCGCCGCGTACGGACTGCGTAACTCGCTGCTGGTGGCGATCGCCCCGACCGCCACCATCGCCTCGATCGCCGGTTGCTACGAGTGCGTCGAGCCGCAGGTCTCCAACCTGTTCAAGCGCGAGACCCTGTCGGGGGAGTTCCTCCAGGTCAACACCGCTCTCGTACGGGAGCTGAAGGCCCGTGGCCTCTGGACGGAGCGGGTCCGCTCGGCGATCAAGCGCGCCGAGGGGTCGGTGCAGGACGTCGCGGAGCTGCCGGCCGACGTCCGTGAGCTGTTCCGTACCGCCTGGGAGCTGCCTCAGCGGGCGCTGATCGACCTGGCCGCCGCCCGTGCCCCGTTCATCGACCAGTCCCAGTCGCTGAACCTGTTCCTGGCCGCGCCGACGATCGGCAAGCTCTCCTCGATGTATCTCTACGCCTGGAAGGCCGGGCTGAAGACCACCTACTACCTGCGGTCCCGCCCGGCCACCCGGATCCAGCAGGCCACCGTCGCGCCTGCCGGTCCGGGGCGGGCCGCCGGCCTCGTCGCGGTGCCGGCGCCCGTGGACGAGGCGCTGGCCTGCTCCCTGGAGAACCCCGAGTCGTGCGAGGCCTGCCAGTGA
- a CDS encoding ribonucleotide-diphosphate reductase subunit beta yields the protein MLLDPGMDLTLRPMRYPHFFDRFRDAIRNTWTVEEVDLHADLADLDRLSPAERHLVSRLVAFFATGDTIVANNLVLNLYQHVNSPEGRLYLSRQLFEEAVHVQFYLNLLDTYVPDETERFAAFAAIENIPSIRRKAEFCFRWIDSLNDLRELRTREDRRAFLLNLICFAACIEGLFFYGAFAYVYFLRSRGLLHGLASGTNWVFRDESMHMAFALDVVETVRGEEPDLFDDELAGQVRQMLTEAVECEVQFAEDLLGQGVSGMSLTDMREYLQHVADRRLAQLGIPAHYGSSNPFAFMELQDVQELSNFFERRVSAYQVGVTGTVAFDDDF from the coding sequence ATGCTGCTCGACCCGGGGATGGATCTCACCCTCCGCCCGATGCGTTACCCGCACTTCTTCGACAGGTTCCGCGACGCCATCCGCAACACGTGGACCGTGGAGGAGGTCGACCTGCACGCCGATCTCGCCGACCTCGACAGGCTCTCCCCGGCCGAGCGGCACCTGGTCAGCCGCCTCGTCGCGTTCTTCGCCACCGGCGACACCATCGTCGCCAACAACCTCGTGCTCAACCTCTATCAGCACGTCAACTCGCCGGAGGGGCGGCTCTACCTGTCCCGGCAGTTGTTCGAGGAGGCGGTGCACGTCCAGTTCTACCTAAACCTGCTCGACACCTACGTGCCCGACGAGACCGAACGCTTCGCCGCGTTCGCCGCCATCGAGAACATTCCGTCGATCCGGCGTAAGGCCGAGTTCTGTTTTCGCTGGATCGACTCGCTGAACGACCTGCGTGAGCTGCGTACCCGGGAGGACCGGCGGGCGTTCCTGCTCAACCTGATCTGCTTCGCCGCCTGCATCGAGGGGCTGTTCTTCTACGGCGCCTTCGCCTACGTCTACTTCCTGCGTTCCCGGGGGCTGCTGCACGGCCTGGCGTCCGGCACCAACTGGGTGTTCCGCGACGAGTCCATGCACATGGCCTTCGCCCTGGACGTGGTGGAGACGGTTCGCGGGGAGGAGCCGGACCTGTTCGACGACGAACTCGCCGGTCAGGTCCGGCAGATGCTCACCGAGGCCGTCGAGTGCGAGGTCCAGTTCGCCGAGGACCTGCTCGGCCAGGGTGTGTCCGGGATGTCCCTGACCGACATGCGCGAATACCTGCAACACGTCGCCGACCGGCGGCTCGCGCAGCTCGGCATTCCCGCCCACTACGGGTCGTCGAACCCGTTCGCGTTCATGGAGTTGCAGGACGTGCAGGAACTGTCCAACTTCTTCGAACGGCGCGTGTCGGCGTACCAGGTCGGGGTGACCGGCACGGTCGCCTTCGACGACGACTTCTGA
- a CDS encoding alpha/beta fold hydrolase, producing the protein MTEPDIGALRAVAVGGVVLAHRVAGDPTNPPMLLLHGLGEDERDWHIVLPTLADRYRVYALDLRGHGRSDHPGRYSFELMRDDVIGFLDAVGVERCVVIGHSMGGTVAILLAEVAPHRLTHLIVEDVAAPRPGAFDRPPLTPPDTPTPFDFAAVNAIRAQLSDPDPAWWDRTDTIEVPTLVIGGGPDSQIPQHLLAEMVDRMPDAVLVTIAAGHDVHASRPAEFLAAVDGFLAVRAAQ; encoded by the coding sequence ATGACCGAGCCGGACATCGGGGCACTGCGGGCCGTCGCGGTCGGCGGGGTGGTCCTGGCCCATCGGGTCGCCGGCGATCCGACCAACCCGCCCATGCTGCTGCTGCACGGCCTCGGCGAAGACGAACGCGACTGGCACATCGTGCTGCCCACGCTCGCCGACAGATACCGGGTGTACGCGCTGGACCTGCGGGGCCACGGCCGCAGCGACCACCCGGGCCGGTACTCGTTCGAGTTGATGCGCGACGACGTCATCGGCTTCCTCGACGCGGTCGGTGTCGAGCGGTGCGTGGTGATCGGCCACTCCATGGGCGGAACAGTGGCGATCCTGCTCGCCGAGGTCGCCCCGCACCGACTCACCCACCTGATCGTGGAGGACGTGGCGGCACCCCGGCCGGGCGCCTTCGACCGCCCGCCCCTGACGCCGCCGGACACGCCCACACCGTTCGACTTCGCCGCCGTCAACGCCATCCGCGCCCAGCTCAGCGATCCCGATCCGGCCTGGTGGGACCGTACCGACACGATCGAGGTCCCGACTCTGGTGATCGGCGGCGGCCCGGACAGCCAGATTCCGCAGCACCTGCTCGCCGAGATGGTCGACCGGATGCCCGACGCCGTCCTCGTCACGATCGCGGCCGGCCACGACGTGCACGCCAGCCGGCCGGCGGAGTTCCTCGCCGCGGTCGACGGCTTCCTCGCCGTCCGCGCCGCACAATGA
- a CDS encoding SIR2 family NAD-dependent protein deacylase yields MGQRMVREAGALLAQAHSVVVLTGAGVSAESGVPTFRDALTGLWRSFDAQRLATPEAFRDDPALVWGWYEWRRATVRQARPNAGHLAVAAIEARVPSGVVVTQNVDDLHERAGSVAPIHLHGSLFAPRCSACAHPAPVPDEVAEESGDGRRVVPPRCARCAGLVRPGVVWFGEALPAMALEAAVEAASTCDLLVTVGTSGLVYPAAEIPQVAARSGATVMQVNPEQTPLDAVADVNLRGPAAQVLPALVQAAWGGVDQV; encoded by the coding sequence ATGGGGCAGCGGATGGTGCGGGAGGCCGGGGCGCTGTTGGCGCAGGCGCATAGCGTCGTGGTTCTCACCGGTGCGGGCGTCTCCGCGGAGAGCGGTGTGCCGACCTTCCGTGACGCCCTCACCGGCCTGTGGCGGAGCTTCGACGCGCAGCGGCTCGCCACGCCGGAAGCCTTCCGCGACGATCCCGCACTGGTCTGGGGCTGGTACGAGTGGCGACGCGCCACCGTGCGGCAGGCCCGCCCGAACGCGGGCCACCTGGCCGTGGCCGCGATCGAGGCCCGCGTCCCCAGCGGAGTGGTCGTCACGCAGAACGTCGACGATCTGCACGAGCGCGCCGGCTCGGTCGCACCGATCCACCTGCACGGCAGTCTGTTCGCGCCGCGCTGCTCGGCGTGTGCGCATCCGGCGCCGGTGCCGGACGAGGTGGCGGAGGAATCGGGTGACGGCCGGCGGGTGGTTCCGCCCCGATGCGCGCGCTGCGCGGGCCTCGTCCGACCCGGGGTGGTGTGGTTCGGTGAGGCGTTGCCGGCCATGGCCCTGGAGGCCGCCGTGGAGGCGGCGTCCACCTGCGACCTGCTGGTGACGGTGGGCACCTCCGGCCTGGTGTATCCCGCCGCCGAGATCCCCCAGGTGGCGGCCCGCTCCGGTGCCACGGTGATGCAGGTCAACCCAGAGCAGACGCCCCTGGACGCCGTCGCCGACGTGAACCTGCGCGGTCCGGCCGCTCAGGTGCTTCCGGCCCTCGTGCAGGCCGCCTGGGGTGGTGTCGACCAGGTGTGA
- a CDS encoding CaiB/BaiF CoA transferase family protein, translating into MGEQRSGPLSGVLVADFSRILAGPYATMLLADLGAEVIKVEGPGGDDTRTWMPPVREGTSTYYLGVNRNKRSIALDLAEPGDLDVAQRLVRRADVMIQNFRPGGLRRFGLDYDSVAAVNERIVYASISGFGAGAGANLPGYDLVVQAASGLMSLTGEPDGPPYKAGVAVFDVIAGLHAAVGILAALSHRERCGTGQHVEVDLLSSALSGLVNQTSGHVAGGAMPFRMGNGHPSLFPYEPFPTADGDLVVIAGNDGQFRKLCQVLGLPELPDDPRFGRNQDRTVNREALRPILVARLVRRTRDEWFRDLRAAGVPCAPINTVAGGVDLARDLGLEPVVVAGGVPGIRNPIGFTATPPRYDLPPPGLDEHGDEIRKWLAD; encoded by the coding sequence ATGGGGGAGCAACGGTCCGGGCCGCTCAGCGGCGTCCTCGTCGCGGACTTCTCGCGGATTCTCGCCGGGCCGTATGCGACCATGCTCCTCGCCGACCTCGGCGCCGAGGTGATCAAGGTGGAAGGGCCCGGTGGTGACGACACCCGGACCTGGATGCCGCCCGTACGGGAGGGGACCTCCACCTACTATCTCGGCGTCAATCGCAACAAGCGGTCCATCGCCCTCGACCTCGCCGAGCCCGGCGACCTGGACGTCGCCCAGCGACTCGTCCGCCGCGCCGACGTCATGATCCAGAACTTCCGGCCCGGCGGCCTGCGGCGCTTCGGCCTCGACTACGACAGCGTCGCCGCCGTCAACGAGCGGATCGTCTACGCCTCGATCAGCGGCTTCGGCGCCGGGGCCGGCGCCAACCTGCCCGGCTACGACCTCGTGGTCCAGGCCGCGTCCGGCCTGATGAGCCTCACCGGCGAGCCGGACGGCCCGCCCTACAAGGCCGGGGTCGCCGTGTTCGACGTGATCGCGGGCCTACACGCGGCCGTCGGCATCCTCGCCGCCCTGAGTCACCGGGAACGCTGCGGCACCGGCCAGCACGTCGAGGTGGACCTGCTCTCCTCCGCGCTGTCCGGCCTGGTCAACCAGACCAGTGGCCACGTCGCCGGCGGCGCGATGCCGTTCCGGATGGGCAACGGGCACCCGAGCCTGTTCCCGTACGAACCGTTTCCCACCGCCGACGGCGACCTCGTCGTCATCGCCGGCAACGACGGCCAGTTCCGCAAGCTGTGCCAGGTGCTCGGCCTGCCCGAACTGCCCGACGACCCCCGGTTCGGGCGCAACCAGGACCGCACGGTCAACCGGGAGGCCCTGCGGCCGATCCTGGTCGCGCGACTGGTCCGGCGGACCCGCGACGAGTGGTTCCGGGACCTGCGCGCGGCGGGCGTGCCGTGCGCCCCGATCAACACCGTCGCCGGGGGTGTCGACCTGGCCCGGGACCTCGGGCTGGAACCCGTGGTCGTCGCCGGTGGTGTGCCCGGCATCCGTAACCCGATCGGTTTCACCGCCACCCCGCCGCGCTACGACCTGCCACCACCCGGGCTCGACGAACACGGCGACGAGATCCGGAAGTGGCTGGCCGACTGA
- a CDS encoding right-handed parallel beta-helix repeat-containing protein, with protein MGAPTLLVSLTRTNAYRDIGAAVAAAPHGAVIVVEPGRYDGQVVVRAKAVTIRAAVPGGPPVVVESGTAAPAVYCEDAQVVLQGLMLRTWSADSPATVSALRAALTVESCVITGQAFNAVLCERSTAQLRMCDVSGMRRGVAFVDGSGVVENCRLWDLDEYAVLTKRDSRPTVRHCHVRDVDRGFEAFEGGGGTVEDCHFTGVRVGAVTAGGRSRPTVRRCRVSGGRGSGLVFSGSAGGLVEDCELTDLEGCGIEVSGGAEPDIRRCRIEGVGRNGIHVSAARGTFSDCDVTASRLPAIAVVDGAAPVVRGGVLRGSREDALLVRAAAGRYTGLRIEDPGRYGVIVQGGDPTFVDLTTSGGEAGVVLDGTVAADVRIDGATIQGATSSGIAAGGPGRLTGTRIRVENVPVGLVGIDTISITLTDAVFSGGTVGVAGAGQAGLHLTGSTVTGTAGSGVLLREQSRLTLRTSTLRACGGDGVQVETDAPVLVDQCEFVDVTGEPVRGADRPQVSVTVPEQPAGGADPAPDDRARSDDTTAPAGRATSTGVDVDAVLKELDGMIGLAAVKRDVRTLVQLIRVGEQRRRANLPVLPVSRHLVFAGSPGTGKTTVARIYGRLLAQLGVLAKGQVVEVARVDLVGEYLGSTSLKTAAAFERALGGVLFIDEAYALARTFGTNSDFGLEAIDTLVKLMEDHRDETVVIVAGYPDEMVRFLDTNPGLASRFTKSIEFVDYAPDELLAIISALAGQHGYDLTGPAVDALLDRLAQAVHNPVFGNGRGARKLFNAMIECQAERLADVPAPSAEQLRTLLPEDIPAADD; from the coding sequence GTGGGTGCACCGACGCTGCTGGTCTCGCTGACCAGGACGAACGCCTACCGGGACATCGGGGCGGCGGTGGCGGCGGCACCCCACGGCGCGGTGATCGTGGTGGAGCCGGGCCGCTATGACGGGCAGGTCGTCGTCCGGGCGAAGGCGGTCACGATCCGGGCGGCCGTGCCGGGTGGGCCGCCGGTGGTGGTGGAGAGTGGCACCGCTGCACCCGCCGTGTACTGCGAGGACGCCCAGGTCGTGCTACAGGGGCTGATGCTGCGCACGTGGAGCGCGGACTCGCCGGCGACGGTGTCGGCGCTGCGGGCCGCCCTGACAGTCGAGTCCTGTGTCATCACCGGGCAGGCCTTCAACGCCGTGCTCTGCGAGCGGAGCACCGCCCAGCTGCGGATGTGCGACGTCAGCGGGATGCGCCGGGGAGTGGCATTCGTCGACGGCAGCGGGGTGGTCGAGAACTGCCGGCTGTGGGACCTCGACGAGTACGCCGTCCTGACCAAGCGGGACAGCCGGCCGACCGTGCGGCACTGCCACGTCCGGGACGTGGACCGGGGCTTCGAGGCCTTCGAGGGCGGTGGCGGCACCGTCGAGGACTGCCACTTCACCGGCGTACGCGTGGGGGCCGTCACGGCGGGCGGACGGTCCCGGCCGACAGTGCGGCGGTGCCGGGTCTCCGGCGGCCGGGGCAGTGGACTGGTGTTCAGCGGGTCCGCCGGCGGGCTGGTCGAGGACTGTGAGCTGACGGACCTCGAGGGTTGCGGGATCGAGGTCTCCGGCGGCGCCGAGCCCGACATCCGCCGGTGCCGGATCGAGGGGGTCGGCCGGAACGGAATCCATGTCAGCGCCGCGCGTGGGACGTTCTCCGACTGCGACGTGACGGCCAGCCGGTTGCCCGCCATCGCCGTGGTAGACGGGGCGGCACCGGTGGTCCGTGGCGGCGTCCTGCGCGGGTCGCGGGAGGACGCGCTGCTCGTCCGGGCCGCCGCCGGCCGGTACACCGGCCTGAGGATCGAGGATCCGGGCCGGTACGGGGTGATCGTGCAGGGTGGCGACCCGACCTTCGTGGACCTGACGACGAGCGGTGGCGAGGCGGGTGTGGTGCTCGACGGCACCGTCGCGGCGGACGTCCGGATCGACGGCGCCACCATCCAGGGCGCGACGAGCAGCGGGATCGCCGCCGGGGGGCCTGGCCGGCTGACCGGTACGCGTATCCGGGTGGAGAACGTCCCGGTGGGCCTGGTCGGCATCGACACGATCTCGATCACCCTCACCGACGCGGTGTTCTCCGGCGGCACCGTCGGCGTGGCCGGGGCGGGCCAGGCCGGCCTGCACCTCACCGGCAGCACGGTCACCGGGACCGCCGGCTCCGGGGTGCTTTTGCGGGAGCAGTCCAGGCTGACCCTGCGGACCAGCACGCTACGCGCCTGCGGTGGGGACGGCGTGCAGGTGGAGACGGACGCCCCGGTGTTGGTCGACCAGTGCGAGTTCGTCGACGTGACCGGTGAACCGGTACGGGGCGCCGACCGTCCGCAGGTGTCGGTGACCGTCCCGGAACAGCCTGCCGGCGGGGCCGATCCCGCTCCCGACGACCGGGCCCGCTCCGACGACACGACCGCTCCGGCCGGCCGGGCGACGTCGACCGGCGTTGACGTCGACGCCGTGCTGAAGGAACTGGACGGCATGATCGGCCTGGCCGCGGTGAAGCGGGACGTACGGACGTTGGTCCAGCTCATCCGGGTCGGCGAGCAACGCCGCAGGGCCAACCTGCCGGTGCTGCCGGTGAGCCGGCACCTCGTCTTCGCCGGATCACCGGGCACCGGCAAGACCACGGTCGCGCGGATCTACGGGCGGCTGCTCGCGCAACTCGGCGTCCTCGCCAAGGGGCAGGTCGTCGAGGTGGCGCGGGTCGACCTGGTGGGCGAATACCTGGGCAGCACCTCGCTTAAGACCGCCGCGGCCTTCGAACGGGCCCTCGGCGGGGTGCTCTTCATCGACGAGGCGTACGCGCTGGCCCGCACGTTCGGCACCAACTCGGACTTCGGCCTGGAAGCGATCGACACGCTGGTGAAGCTGATGGAGGATCACCGCGACGAGACGGTCGTCATCGTCGCCGGTTACCCCGACGAGATGGTGCGGTTCTTGGACACCAACCCCGGCCTGGCGTCAAGGTTCACCAAGAGCATCGAGTTCGTCGACTACGCCCCCGACGAACTGCTCGCCATCATCTCCGCGCTGGCCGGGCAGCACGGCTACGACCTGACCGGGCCGGCCGTCGACGCCCTGCTGGACCGGCTCGCGCAGGCCGTCCACAACCCGGTGTTCGGTAACGGCCGTGGCGCGCGGAAGCTGTTCAACGCCATGATCGAATGCCAGGCGGAACGGCTGGCGGACGTGCCGGCGCCGAGCGCGGAGCAACTGCGAACGCTGCTGCCGGAGGACATTCCCGCCGCCGACGACTGA
- a CDS encoding DUF899 domain-containing protein encodes MIDLKVVSRDEWVDARKELLDHEKEITRLRDRVSALRRRLPAVAIEKDYSLTGPAGPVRLADMFEGRRQLIVYHFMFDPEWAEGCTSCSLLVDNFGHLAHLHAGDTTLAVVSRTPFPSVASFKSRMGWRFPWYSSHGSDFNYDFHVTMDPAVAPVEYNYKDAATLEAEGLTHHLRGESHGLSVFVRDGDRVLHTYSAYGRGLEAMLNTYNYLDLTPLGRQRYVNEFPHHDTYGPDPAGSHCH; translated from the coding sequence ATGATTGATCTGAAGGTCGTGTCCCGGGACGAGTGGGTCGACGCCCGCAAGGAGCTGCTCGACCACGAGAAGGAGATCACCCGTCTCCGGGACAGGGTCAGCGCGCTCCGGCGTCGACTGCCGGCGGTCGCCATCGAGAAGGACTACTCCCTCACGGGCCCCGCCGGCCCCGTTCGGCTGGCGGACATGTTCGAGGGACGACGACAGCTGATCGTCTACCATTTCATGTTCGACCCCGAATGGGCCGAGGGATGCACGAGCTGCTCCCTGCTGGTCGACAACTTCGGGCACCTCGCGCATCTGCACGCCGGTGACACGACGCTCGCCGTGGTCTCCCGCACGCCGTTTCCGTCCGTCGCGTCCTTCAAGAGCCGGATGGGCTGGCGCTTTCCCTGGTACTCGTCGCACGGCAGCGACTTCAACTACGACTTCCACGTCACCATGGACCCGGCCGTCGCCCCGGTGGAATACAACTACAAGGACGCGGCGACCCTGGAGGCGGAGGGCCTAACCCACCACCTGCGGGGCGAGTCACACGGCCTGAGCGTCTTCGTCCGTGACGGCGACCGGGTCCTGCACACGTACTCCGCGTACGGCCGCGGCCTCGAAGCGATGCTGAACACGTACAACTATCTGGACCTCACGCCGCTGGGCCGGCAGCGCTACGTCAACGAGTTCCCCCACCACGACACCTACGGCCCGGATCCGGCCGGCAGCCACTGCCACTGA